The Nitrospirota bacterium genome segment CATATACCTTAGAAGGAATCTTTTATCCGACTCTGTATGTAACAGACACTCAAGGCAATATTTATTCTGATGTGATTGCAATCACTGTGCTTTCAAAGACAGAGATGGATAACCTTCTTAAAGGGATATGGGAGAGGATGAAAGGAGAGTTGGCACTTAGAGATATTGAAAGTGGGCTTGAATATTTATGCAAAGACTCAAGGGATAAATATAGAGAAACCTTAGAATTTCTCAGTGATGAACTTCCTGACATTTTCCCCAGCCTACAGGGAATAGAATTGCTCTATATGGTAGACAACAGGGCTAAATACAGGATAAAACGACCCCGTTTAATAAATGGGCAAGAAGTGGAGATTACATATTACATCTATTTTGTAAGAGACTTTGATGGAGTCCTGAGGATAGAGGGGTTCTGATGATAGATAAAAGGAAACTGGCATTTGTGATAGCGGGGATGTTGTTTTGTTTTATGTCTTCTGGCTGTATATGGCTACATACTGATGGACCTTATAGGGGTAAAGTGGTAGAGCTTGAGACAGGCAATCCCATAGAGGGAGCAGTCGTTGCATCAAGATGGACGATTGAGCCTTATGTGCACTCAGAGAGGTTCTGTGATGCAAAAGAGACTGTTACGGATAAAAATGGAGAGTTTTTACTCCCACGAGGAGGATGTTGGTCACATTCTTTTGCAGAGTTATCTCCTGCAGATATTGTTATTTTCAAACCCGGATACCTTGCCTATCCGCCGTTAGGTGCATCACAGGAGGAAAGGAGGCTTCGGATGCCTGATTTTACAGGTTATGAATTCAGGGATAAAAAGCAATACTATGTCATAAATCTGGGAAGGCCGAAGACAAGGGATGAAAAATGGCTGTTATATGCCCGCACTGAAAGAGAGGAGAGGGAGTTTACATACGATGATGCAGGTAGCCCATTTATTCATAACGAAGCTTTTGAAAAATTACCTGCACTTTTAAAACTAATCAATGAAGAAAGAAAAAATCTTGGATTAACTGGGGAAATAGGACCTCCAGAAAATAGAGGGGATTAGTGAAAAATAAGATTTTTATATTATTATTAATATTTAGCCTTATAACGATTTTTTTAAAGGGACAGTTAAATGCCTACACCACAAATGTTCACGAGGAAATCACCAAGAGGGTGATTAATCAAAATACTGATAACTTAAATGGGTATCTTCAGAATATTGGTCTGATCAATGGTATAAGAGAACTTGTTAATAAGGAAGAAGTGAGAAGGTGGATAGAAAAAGGCAGTGTAAGAGAAGACTATAACTGGCAGAATCTTTTAGACCCATTATACTCTCATTTCTATAATCCATTGACCAACAAATCAGGTGTAGGGGATTGGGTGCCATCTGCATATGAATGGGCAGACATGCTGAATAATAAATGGTCATGGAAATCAGCGAGGGATTACTTCTATAAGGGGTTGACCCTTACCGTAAAGGATGAGAGGGGGGAAGCCCTTGCCAAGGCATTCAGAGCCTTAGGTCATGTAATACATCTTGTCCAGGACATGGCAGTGCCTGCTCATACGAGGGGAGACTTGCATGCAAATGACCCTTATGAAAGCTATACAAAAAACAATAAGCAAAGCTTAATCTATAATGCTGTTCAATTCACAGGCACTACAAACTCGGTTACATCAGGTGCTCCAAGACAGTTGTGGGATACTGATGTATACACAGAGACATCACTTCCTATAGGAACTGTCATAGGTCTTGCCGAATATTCAAGTGCAAACTTTTTTAGTAAACATACTATTTTCAAAGGCATGCCTCACCCAATGCATGAAGATACCAACTGTTATAAAATCAACGAATTAACTCCTGTGGAGATAACAAACGAAAAAGGGGAGAAAGACCTTAGAATATATATCTCAAAGGACAAGGGCGAGCAGGTCAAAAACCTTGCATCATTCAGCCTGCTTGAATATGATGTAGAAGGTAAGTTGGCAAAATACGGATATGCTATAAGTGAAGTGTGTAAGAAAACCCCTTTTCTACTTGATGAGAAAACGCATAAAGACTACGCCTCGCTTCTTATCCCCCGTGCTGTTGGCTACTCAGCAGGGCTACTGGATTATTTCTTCAGAGGAAGGATTGATATGGAGCCTGACCCGAATTCTCAGGGGCAGTATATAATCAAAAACCTTTCCAACGAGCAGATGAATGGGACATTTTCTCTCTATTATGATGACATATATGACAGTAGACGCCTTATAGCAAGTTTCCTCCTTTCTATTGAAGCTAATGACGAGGGCACTGTCTCCTTCAGCCTGCCTTCTGAGCCAAAGCCTAAAAACGAAGGTGAATATATCCTTGTATTCAGAGGCAAGCTCGGAAATGAGGATGGTGCAGTAGTAGGAGGGATTGTTAAGCTTAAGTGTGGATGTGACGTTTCACTTACAATTATAAATGAGGATGGCACACCAGCCCTTGATACCATAACGAGAGGTAGCTCGAGGGATTATAAAGCTACTGGCTGTGGCGATTGTCCGGTTACATGGTCTCTCTCTGCGACAGATGGAAGTGCGGTTGGCAATAGCACTATAACTCAGGATGGGGTATTAACTGCTGGCTCTACTGCTTGCGGAACATTGGGGGTTACAGCTAATTGTCGTGCATGTGGGACTTCAGATACGCAGGATGTTAGGGTAACGGATGCAGGCGGGTGGGTTCAGGTAGCTTCATGCTCGCAGAACAATTTTAGTGGCTGTTTCTCCACTGATGGTTGGATGGAAGAGACATTAAGCGGCAGATACAAGCATTTGGTAGAGTATCATAGAGCGCATTGTAGTACTTCTCCTGGAGTTTGTGAGTATTGTCGTTCTAACTGCGAAAGTTACCCAAAACCCTGTGGTGGTGGTTGTAGTGAGTGTTATGGATGTTTGACAGGGGGATATCCAAATTATTGTTTTCATTATATTCTGTGGACAGGTGATTTCGTATGGGTATGCCCATGAGGCAGGTCATGGGGACAGGTCTTGAAAGAGTACAGCGACATTGGCAGAACATTTATTGGATTTGTAGAGGGCAATGAGAATGAAAAATAATGGTAAACTTAGTGCATTTAAAACTTAAGGGGTAAATATGAAACTTTACCAGTTAATACCGCTTTTACCACTAATAGGGTTTTTTATCAACATCCTTTTTGGAAGATGGTTTATAAAGGATAAGGCTCACTGGGTTGCCTGCGGAGCAGTTCTGGCATCGTGGGTCATCTCTTTAATTACCTTTGCCGATGTCTCAGGCGGTAAGATTATAAACGAAATGCTCGTTATGGCAAACAATTTCCTACAGCTTTATTTTGGATGGGAGGCAGTGGGGCTTTGCTCTTATTTCCTTATAGGCTACTGGTATGAAAAGAAATCGGCATCAGATGCAGGAAAAAAAGCGTTCATAGTGAACAGGTTTGGAGACTTTGGCTTTGGACTTGGAGTTATAATTCTCTTCCTTACATTCGGCACACTCCATTATGAGCCTGTATTTGGTGCTATGAGCGGGCTCGTTGGCAAGACTATAAACATCCTTGGCTATAATATTGACCTCATAACCCTTATAGCACTTTTGCTTTTCTGTGGTGCAGTAGGCAAATCAGCCCAGATACCGCTTCATGTATGGCTTCCCGATGCAATGGAAGGACCTACGCCTGTTAGTGCCCTCATACATGCCGCAACAATGGTTACTGCAGGCGTGTTCATGGTTGCAAGGTGTAATGCTATATTCAGCCTCTCGCATACTGCCATGAATGTGGTTGCAGTTACAGGCGGAGTGACTGCCCTTTTTGCAGGCACGATAGCCCTTGTCCAGAACGACATAAAGAGAATAGTTGCCTACTCCACTGTAAGCCAGCTGGGATACATGTTCCTTGCCTTGGGGGTTGGTGCATATGGAGCAGGAATCTTTCATCTTTACACGCATGCCTTCTTTAAGGCACTCCTGTTTTTAGGGGCAGGCAGTGTGATGCATGCAATGGCAGGCGAGCTTAACATACAGAAGATGGGAGGACTAAGGAAATATATGCCTGCGACATACTGGACATTCCTTCTTGCCTCTTTGAGCATTGCAGGGATTCCCGGTCTTGCAGGGTTTTTTAGCAAAGACGAAATCCTCTGGAGGGCTTACACAGGAGGACCTGTTGGGAAATTCCTCTGGCTCCTTGCAACACTTACAGCCCTTCTTACAGCGTTTTATTCATTCAGGATAGTTTTTCTTGCCTTTCATGGAAAATTCCGAGGCACCCATGAGCAGGAGCATCACCTTCATGAATCCCCAAAGGCAATGACCATTCCACTTGTAGTCCTTGCAATCGGAGCAGTTGCCTCCGGATGGGTGGGTATTCCACCTCTAATCGGAGAGTTCCTTGGCATAGAGCATTCGGATAAATTCGGAGGGTTCCTTGCCCCTATTGTTGGACATCCTCATGGAGAAGGAACACACGGAGAGGAACTGATGGTTATGGCTATCTCCATAGCAGTAGGACTCATCGGCATTGCGACTGCGGCACTGTTTTACCTCAAGAGGCCAGAGTTGCCTGTTAAATTGGGAACTACATTCAAAGGTGCATACAAGGTGCTCTGGAATAAATATTATGTGGATGAGATTTATAGCTTCCTGATTGTAAAGCCAACACTCTGGGTTGCAAAAAACATAGTTGTGGCAATCACTGATGGATTGCTCATAGAGGGCATTGTCAATGGAATCCCAAAGATGATAGGTGGATTCAGTGCCGAGTTGAGAAAGATACAGACAGGATTTGTCCATCATTATGCAATAATAATGGCGTTTGGTGCGCTCATCGTTATAGCGCTAATTATATGGTGAGGTAAAAGATGGAACTCATGATGAACAAATTAAGCTATCCAATCTTAAGCACAGTGATATTCACACCTGTCCTTGGAGCACTGATAATACTCCTCATTAAGAGAAGTCATGAGGAACTTATAAAATGGGCATCCCTTTCTTTCACCACTATAACATTTATACTTTCGATACCTCTTTTTATGACATTCGACAAGACAACCTATGCCATGCAGTTTGGGGAGAAGCATTCATGGATTCCTGCATGGAATATAAACTATATGCTTGGGATAGATGGAATAAGCGTGCTTTTTGTCATGCTTTCAGCCCTTCTTGGAATACTCTGTGTGCTTGTGTCATGGAAGGCAATAACCAGCAAGGTAAAGGAATTCTACATAGCTATACTTCTCATCGAAGCCGCAATGACAGGGGTTTTCTCTGCCTTGGATTTCTTCCTGTTTTACATCTTCTGGGAGGCAATGCTTATCCCCATGTATCTCTTGATAGGCGTATGGGGAGGCCCAAAGAGGGTATATGCGGCAATAAAGTTCTTTCTCTTCACACTTGTTGGAAGCGTGTTCATGCTCATTGGAATCATAGTGCTTTACCTCTATGCAGGCAATACATTCAATATCCTCGAGCTTATGTCAATGAACTATCCATATGCCATGCAGTTCTGGCTTTTCTGGGCGTTTTTTGCGGCATTTGCAGTAAAGGTCCCGATGTTTCCTGTGCACACATGGCTTCCCGATGCACACACAGAGGCACCCACCGCAGGCTCTGTAATCCTTGCAGGAGTGCTCATAAAGATGGGTGCATACGGGTTTCTGAGGTTCTCAATACCATTATTCCCCGATGCAGTAAAGGCAATGGTCATACCAATGCTTACCCTTTCGGTAATTGCAATAATCTATGGAGCGGTCGTATGCCTTGTGGAAAAGGATTTAAAGAGGCTCATTGCCTATAGCTCAGTAAGCCACATGGGCTTTGTGACATTAGGGATATTTGCCCTGAATGCGAATGGTTTGGAAGGTGGAATCCTTCAGATGCTTAATCACGGAATAATAACAGGCGCATTGTTTCTTATGATAGGGATTATCTATGAGAGGACTCACTCAAGACAGATAAGCGATTATGGAGGGCTTGCAACACCGCTTCCTGTGTATTCGGCATTTTTCATGGTCTTTACCTTAGCCTCTATAGGGCTTCCGGGGATGAATGGATTTATAGGAGAGTTTCTAATAATCTTAGGAGGGTTTTCTGCAAAGAAGTGGGCAGGGGTCCTTGCCGCAACTGGCATAATAATAGGTGCAGGCTATATGCTCTGGCTTTATCAGAGAATCTTCTTTATGGAGACAAACCCAAAGCTCACCGAGCATCCTGATATGAACCTGAGAGAGATAATAACCATCGTCCCGCTTGTTGCCTTAGTGTTCCTCATAGGGGTTTATCCTAACCCATTCTTAGGCTTTATGCATGCCTCTGTCCAGCATCTTATCGAAAGGCTCAATCTTCCGTCAACGCCAGAGGCAACGCTGGCAGGGCTAGTGGAGTTTCTGAAGAAGGTAATCTAAAGTTAATCTAAGGGCGAAGTTTAAAGAATTACCTCCTGAGTAACCGCATATCTCTTCCCCTGATATGTATCCCTTTCAATAAACCTCTTCTCTATATCCCTCAGTATCTCACTTCTTGACTTACCCCATCTTGGAGCTATGAGAATCTCATCGGGTGCAGTGGCAAAAAGCCTCTGAATGACAATCTCAGGCGAAAGCCTACCTATAAAGTCAACAATGAAATTTAGGTATTCCTCATATCCAAACACATGAAACTGCTCTTTCTCGTACATGCTGGCAAGCTTAGTCCTCTGAACGACCTGAAGCTGATGAATCTTAAGAAACTCGATGCCTGCTTGAGAAACAACATCTGCCATATGAAGCATCTCGTCTTTT includes the following:
- a CDS encoding NADH-quinone oxidoreductase subunit M, producing MELMMNKLSYPILSTVIFTPVLGALIILLIKRSHEELIKWASLSFTTITFILSIPLFMTFDKTTYAMQFGEKHSWIPAWNINYMLGIDGISVLFVMLSALLGILCVLVSWKAITSKVKEFYIAILLIEAAMTGVFSALDFFLFYIFWEAMLIPMYLLIGVWGGPKRVYAAIKFFLFTLVGSVFMLIGIIVLYLYAGNTFNILELMSMNYPYAMQFWLFWAFFAAFAVKVPMFPVHTWLPDAHTEAPTAGSVILAGVLIKMGAYGFLRFSIPLFPDAVKAMVIPMLTLSVIAIIYGAVVCLVEKDLKRLIAYSSVSHMGFVTLGIFALNANGLEGGILQMLNHGIITGALFLMIGIIYERTHSRQISDYGGLATPLPVYSAFFMVFTLASIGLPGMNGFIGEFLIILGGFSAKKWAGVLAATGIIIGAGYMLWLYQRIFFMETNPKLTEHPDMNLREIITIVPLVALVFLIGVYPNPFLGFMHASVQHLIERLNLPSTPEATLAGLVEFLKKVI
- the nuoL gene encoding NADH-quinone oxidoreductase subunit L, giving the protein MKLYQLIPLLPLIGFFINILFGRWFIKDKAHWVACGAVLASWVISLITFADVSGGKIINEMLVMANNFLQLYFGWEAVGLCSYFLIGYWYEKKSASDAGKKAFIVNRFGDFGFGLGVIILFLTFGTLHYEPVFGAMSGLVGKTINILGYNIDLITLIALLLFCGAVGKSAQIPLHVWLPDAMEGPTPVSALIHAATMVTAGVFMVARCNAIFSLSHTAMNVVAVTGGVTALFAGTIALVQNDIKRIVAYSTVSQLGYMFLALGVGAYGAGIFHLYTHAFFKALLFLGAGSVMHAMAGELNIQKMGGLRKYMPATYWTFLLASLSIAGIPGLAGFFSKDEILWRAYTGGPVGKFLWLLATLTALLTAFYSFRIVFLAFHGKFRGTHEQEHHLHESPKAMTIPLVVLAIGAVASGWVGIPPLIGEFLGIEHSDKFGGFLAPIVGHPHGEGTHGEELMVMAISIAVGLIGIATAALFYLKRPELPVKLGTTFKGAYKVLWNKYYVDEIYSFLIVKPTLWVAKNIVVAITDGLLIEGIVNGIPKMIGGFSAELRKIQTGFVHHYAIIMAFGALIVIALIIW